The following proteins are co-located in the Fusarium verticillioides 7600 chromosome 7, whole genome shotgun sequence genome:
- a CDS encoding palmitoyl-protein thioesterase, translating to MFAPSLLRLGLAIGLAGPIYASPSAPHTRDDLSDNPLPIVVWHGLGDQFNSDGMKSIQALADDIHPGTYVHIIALDEDPSNDRAATFKGNVSDQVSKVCQELAKHPILSTAPAIDAIGISQGGQFLRAYVERCNWPQVRSLVTIGSQHNGISDFDVCRPTDWLCKGAMALLRLGTWSDAVQSTVVPAQYYRDPATEDAYNKYLENSHFLADINNERELKNEKYKANLSKLTNFVMWMFEDDELVKPKESSWFEEVNGTELIPLRARELYREDWLGLRELDRNGGLRFRSAPGTHLKNLPELMNETITNYCGPWRRTFESEMEDSGDRLELV from the coding sequence atgtttgCCCCATCCTTACTCCGGCTTGGGTTAGCCATCGGATTGGCTGGACCGATCTATGCTTCCCCTTCTGCACCACACACAAGAGATGACCTATCCGATAACCCATTACCTATTGTTGTTTGGCACGGCCTTGGTGACCAATTCAACAGCGACGGAATGAAGAGCATCCAAGCCCTCGCTGACGACATCCACCCAGGAACCTATGTTCATATCATTGCCCTCGATGAAGATCCCAGTAACGATCGAGCGGCCACTTTTAAGGGAAATGTCTCGGACCAAGTCAGCAAGGTTTGCCAGGAACTGGCCAAGCACCCCATTCTGTCTACTGCGCCTGccattgatgccattggtATCTCTCAGGGCGGACAATTCCTACGCGCTTACGTCGAGCGCTGCAACTGGCCACAAGTCCGTAGTCTCGTCACAATCGGTAGCCAACACAATGGCATCAGCGACTTCGACGTCTGCCGCCCTACCGACTGGCTCTGCAAGGGAGCTATGGCTCTCTTGAGACTGGGTACCTGGAGCGATGCCGTACAGTCAACCGTCGTCCCCGCGCAATACTACCGTGACCCAGCAACCGAAGACGCTTACAACAAATACCTTGAGAACTCCCACTTTTTagccgacatcaacaacgagcGCGAGTTAAAGAACGAAAAGTACAAGGCGAATCTGAGCAAGTTGACCAACTTCGTCATGTGGATGTTTGAGGACGATGAACTTGTCAAACCGAAGGAATCTTCATGGTTTGAGGAGGTCAATGGCACAGAGCTTATCCCTCTTCGAGCTCGCGAGCTTTATCGAGAGGATTGGCTTGGCCTTCGCGAGCTTGACCGCAATGGTGGCCTCAGATTCCGAAGTGCCCCTGGTACACACCTCAAGAACCTCCCTGAACTAATGAACGAGACAATCACCAACTACTGCGGCCCGTGGAGACGAACCTTTGAGTCGGAAATGGAGGACTCCGGGGATAGGTTGGAGTTGGTTTGA